Proteins encoded together in one Xiphophorus maculatus strain JP 163 A chromosome 13, X_maculatus-5.0-male, whole genome shotgun sequence window:
- the LOC102226926 gene encoding voltage-dependent calcium channel gamma-6 subunit-like, whose product MWSTFFLTDEEGRTVVPGTAGAGGMAAPGGPAQGAGGLASLMGGRSTFGGNKRRRTTSAGHAMSEAQEGKIKLAFFVAIVGVVLTVLGVGTEFWVELAPPKNFYNNQTCLTAHYGLWKGCTKTLWVSDIDPERESCGPAELPGESNCTYFKFFTTGENTVMFQKTTHKNLNVATAMLALFSLFLMVMGAICITMALSKEIIFFLKPASICFILSGVLVLMSLLAFHQSVLSFLASDHTVPLHHELSWSVSCIGCAGAVLIVGGILFLLLALPCSPWKRCLPHKEGSS is encoded by the exons ATGTGGTcaactttttttctgactgaCGAGGAGGGCCGCACCGTGGTCCCGGGAACAGCAGGAGCAGGTGGAATGGCTGCACCAGGAGGACCAGCACAGGGAGCAGGGGGCCTGGCCAGTTTAATGGGTGGACGCAGCACCTTTGGTGGGAACAAAAGACGCAGGACAACTTCAGCTGGACATGCCATGAGTGAAGCCCAGGAGGGAAAG ATCAAGCTGGCATTTTTTGTGGCCATAGTTGGTGTCGTCCTGACAGTCCTTGGAGTCGGGACAGAGTTCTGGGTGGAACTGGCGCCCCCAaagaatttttataacaatcaG acatGCCTGACAGCTCACTATGGTCTGTGGAAGGGCTGCACTAAGACCCTGTGGGTGTCTGATATCGACCCAGAACGTGAGAGCTGTGGACCTGCGGAGCTGCCTGGAG aatcCAACTGCACCTACTTCAAATTTTTTACCACGGGGGAAAATACTGTCATGTTTCAGAAGACAACACACAAGA ATTTGAATGTGGCTACAGCAATGTTGGCCCTTTTCAGCCTTTTCCTGATGGTGATGGGGGCCATCTGCATCACCATGGCTCTGAGTAAGGAGATTATCTTCTTTCTGAAGCCAGCATCCATATGTTTTATCCTGTCAG GTGTTCTGGTGCTCATGTCTCTCTTGGCTTTCCACCAGTCTGTCCTATCTTTTTTGGCCAGTGACCACACGGTTCCTCTCCATCATGAGCTCTCCTGGTCCGTGTCATGTATCGGCTGTGCAGGTGCTGTTCTCATTGTGGGTGGAatcctcttcctgctgctggcgCTGCCCTGTAGCCCGTGGAAGAGGTGTCTCCCTCATAAGGAAGGCAGCAGTTAG